Sequence from the Coriobacteriia bacterium genome:
TGTACGCCGGGTGGGCCACAGTCGCAGGCGAGCGGTACCCGGCGGCGATCTCGGTCGGGATCTCGCCGACGTTCCCGGACGCCACCTGCGACCTCGAGGCGCACCTCATCGGCTTCGATGGCGATCTCTACGGGCAGAGCATGATGCTCGAGTTCGTCGAGCGCGTGCGCGAACAGCAGGCGTTCGCCTCCACCGAAGCGCTCGCGCAGGCGATTGCCGACGATGTGGCGCACATCGCGGCGCTGCTCGGCGGGGGATAGTCGACCGAGGGGAGATCAGTACGATGTCTGAGAGGTCCGGCACAAAGGGCAGTCCGCTCATGAAGGTGCTCATCGTCATCGGCGTCTTCCTTCTGCTCATGGTCCTCGCGCTGGGGGCGATGGTGTTGGCGACTGAGGGTCAGCGTCGGGACGACCGCAACCTGACAATCGCCGATGTGGACTTCGCGCAGGTACCCGACGGCACGTACCGTGGCAGCTACGACGGGTGGAACACGTTCGACGTGTTCGTCACGGTCACTGGCGGCGCGGTCACGGACATCACGATCGCCGAGGACTCGGCAAACCCACGGACGGACATCACCGACAAGGTCATCGAGCTCATCGTGGACGGCCAGTCACTCGACGTGGACACGGTGAGCGGCGCTACCGTCACTACGAATGCGCTCGTGAAGGCCGTGGAAATCGGCCTCGTGGAGCAGCGCGAGGAGTAGCCCGGCCGCAGCGCAGGGTGTCGCCGGCACCTCGGCCTGTGCTACACTACGCGGGCTGTAATGACCCGGTCCCTGGACTAGCGACTCACCACCGTTACTCTCGGCGCCGGGCGACTCCTCAAGAAAGGTGAAAGAGAATATGCCACTACCCAAAGACGTGAAGACGTCGATCGTCGCCGAGCACGCCCGCACCGAGGGTGACACCGGCTCCGCCGAGGTTCAGATCGCGCTCCTTACGCAGCGCATCCGCGACCTCACCGAGCACCTCCGCACGCATTCGCACGACCACCACTGCCGCCGTGGGCTCTTGAAGCTCGTCGGCCAGCGCCGGAGATTGCTCAACTACCTCAAGAAGAACGACATCGAGCGCTACCGCGCAATCGTCGCGAAGCTCGGTCTCCGCAACTAAAGAGCGGAACCACGTGAAGGCGGGGAGAACCCCGCCTTCACTGACGTAGGGGCACGAGGCCCCGCATGATGAGGCTGGGCCGCATGGGGCGGACAGCCGGAGAAGAGGAAGAGGATGGGAAAGGTAACGAAGACCTTCGAGCTGTACGACCAGCAGTACACGCTCGAGACCGGCGAGTTGGCCAAGCAGGCCGGCGGCGCCGTGTTGGTACGACAGGGTGACAGCGTGATCCTGGTCACCGCCACCGCGAGCAAGGAAGCGAAGGATCTCGACTTCTTCCCGCTCACGGTCGATTTCGAAGAGCGCATGTATGCTGCGGGGCGTTTGCCCGGCGGCTTCGTCAAGCGTGAGACGCGGCCGAGCGAGAAGGCCACCCTCACGGCACGCATGATCGACCGCCCGATCCGTTCGGCGTTCGCAAGCAACTTCCGCAACGACGTCCAGGTCATCGCCACCGTGCTCTCGGCGGAC
This genomic interval carries:
- the rpsO gene encoding 30S ribosomal protein S15, translated to MPLPKDVKTSIVAEHARTEGDTGSAEVQIALLTQRIRDLTEHLRTHSHDHHCRRGLLKLVGQRRRLLNYLKKNDIERYRAIVAKLGLRN
- a CDS encoding FMN-binding protein — its product is MSERSGTKGSPLMKVLIVIGVFLLLMVLALGAMVLATEGQRRDDRNLTIADVDFAQVPDGTYRGSYDGWNTFDVFVTVTGGAVTDITIAEDSANPRTDITDKVIELIVDGQSLDVDTVSGATVTTNALVKAVEIGLVEQREE